From the Streptomyces sp. NBC_00091 genome, the window CCACCCACACGGGCAAGGGGGCGGAAGCCGGCGGCGGTTCCTCCGTGGCGAGGGGCGGTGCTTCCTCCAGGATGACGTGGGCGTTGGTGCCGCTGATGCCGAAGGAGGACACGGCCGCGCGGCGGGGCTGTCCGGTCCGGGGCCAGGTGATGTTCTCGCCGAGCAGCTCGACGCGGCCGGCCGTCCAGTCCACGTGCGGGGTGGGGGCGTCCACGTGCAGGGTGCGGGGCAGGAGGCCGTGGCGCATCGCCATGACCATCTTGATGACGCCGGCCATGCCCGCCGCGGCCTGCGTGTGGCCCAGGTTCGACTTGACCGAGCCCAGCCACAGCGGCCGGTCCTCCGCCCGGTCCTGGCCGTAGGTGGCGAGGAGGGCCTGGGCCTCGATGGGGTCGCCGAGGGTGGTGCCCGTGCCGTGCGCCTCGACCGCGTCGACCTGGTCGGCCGTCAGGCCGGCGTTGGCGAGGGCCTGACGGATGACGCGCTGCTGGGACGGGCCGTTGGGGGCGGACAGGCCGTTGGAGGCGCCGTCCTGGTTGACCGCGGATCCCTTGAGGACCGCGAGGACCCGGTGGCCGTGGCGGCGGGCGTCGGAGAGCCGCTCCACGAGGAGCATGCCGACGCCCTCGGACCAGCCCGTGCCGTCGGCGGCGGCCGCGAACGGCTTGCAGCGGCCGTCGGGCGCCAGGCCGCGCTGGCGGCTGAAGTCGACGAAGGAGCCGGGGGTGGACATCAGGGCGACGCCGCCGGCCAGGGCCAGTGAGCATTCGCCCCGGCGCAGGGACTCCGCCGCGAGGTGCAGGGCGACGAGGGAGGACGAGCACGCCGTGTCCACCGTCAGCGCGGGGCCCTGGAACCCGTAGAAGTAGGACAGCCGCCCCGACAGGACGCTGCCCGCGCCGCCGGTGCTCAGGTAGCCCTCCAGGCCGCCCTCCCCGGCGAGCCGCGGTGCGTAGTCGTGGTACATCTGCCCGGCGAAGACGCCGGTGCGGCTGCCGCGCAGCGAGTCCGGGTCGATGCCGGCCTGCTCGAACAGCTCCCAGGAGGTCTCCAGCAGCAGCCGCTGCTGGGGGTCCATGGCGAGGGCCTCGCGCGGGGAGATCCCGAAGAAGCCGGCGTCGAAGTCGGCGGCCCCGTCGAGGAAGCCGCCCTCGCGGGTGTACGTGGTCCCGGGTGCGTCGGGGTCCGCGTCGAAGAGGCCGTCCAGGTCCCAGCCGCGGTCCTGCGGGAAGGGGCCCACCGCGTCGGAGCCCGAGGCAACCAGACGCCAGAGTTCTTCGGGCGAGCCCACGCCGCCGGGGAACCGGCAGGCCGCGCCCACCACGACCACCGGATCGGCGGCGTCCGCCACCGGGCCCGGCGCTGCGGCCTCGGGCGCCGAGCCGACCAGCTCGCCGTGCAGGAACCGGGCCAGCAGTACGGGGCTCGGGTGGTCGAAGGCCAGCGAGGCCGGCAGGCGCAGCCCGGTCGCCGCGCCCAGCCGGGCCGACAGGCGCACCGAGGACATGGAGTCGAAGCCGAGCGGCCGGGACTGCTCGCGCGGGTCGGACGCGGTGGCGGCGGGGGCTTCGCCGCGGACTTCGGCGATCGCGTCGGTGACGAGGCGTAGCAGCCGGCGTTCGCGGGCCGCCTCGCTCAGCGTCCGCAGTTCCCCGGTCAGGCGCCGGGTCAGCTCGGGGTCCTCGGTGGCCGTGGCGCCGGCGCGGGCCGCCGGTTCGTGGCCGAACGCGTGGACGCGGACGGCCGGTTCGCCCTCGATCAGTGCGGCGTCGAGGCCTTCCCGGAGCTCGTGCCCGGTGACCTGCGGTGCGGCGCTCAGGGAGAGCGCGGTACGGCCCTGTGCGTGCAGGCGCTGTGCGACGGCGTCGAAGACCGCGCCGGGGGCGTCGGCGGCGAGCAGGACCACGGCGTGGGCGTCGGAGCCCGCGAGGGCCCGGTCGACCGCATCGGTGTCGGCCGGGTCGCAGGTCGTGCGGGTGACGGCGGTGCAGTGGTGGGCGCCGGTCAGGTGCGCGGCCAGGGTGTCGCCGCGGTCCTCCTCACCGGGTGCGGTGAGCAGCAGTACGGAGGTGGCGGCCAGTGCGCTGGTGTCGTCGGCGGGGAGCGAGGCGGGCAGGGGCGCGGGTTCGGGCAGGGTGCGGCTGACCCGGTCGTGGTGGGTGGTGCCGGCGGCGAGCAGCCGCGAGGGCTCGGGGCCGTTGCCGACGAGCCGGCGGACGATCTTGCCGGAGGTGGTCCGGGGGATGTGCCCGGTGCGGTGGAGCGCGACGGGCACCTTGTAGTAGGCGAGCCGCTCCCGGCAGCGCGTCAGGATGTCCTCGGGCGACAGGCTCCGGCCTTCCCTGGGCACCACGTAGGCGACCGGGACCTCGCCGAGGCTGCTGTGCGGGCGGGCCACCACGGCGGCGTCGGCGATGTCCTCGCCGGCGCGGATCAGGTCCTCGATCTCGGCGGGGTGGATGTTCTCGCCGCCCCGGATGATCAGTTCCTTCAGCCGTCCGGTGATGGTCAGGAAGCCGTCGGCGTCGAGGCGTCCGAGGTCTCCGGTGCGGTACCAGCCTTCGTGGAAGGCCGCTTCGGTCGCCTCGGGCGCGCGGTGGTAGCCGAGCATCAGGCTGGGGCTGTCGACCCAGATCTCGCCCTCGTCGCCGCCGGGGACGTCGAGCAGGGTGGCCGGGTCGACGATGCGCAGGCCGAGGCCCGGGACGGGCCGGCCGCAGGAGCCGGGGACGCGCGGTCCGGTGAGCGGGTTGCAGGTGATGACGCCGGTGGTCTCGGTGCTGCCGTAGCTGTCGATCAGGGGGACCCCGAAGGCTTCGGCGAAGCGTGCGCCGAGTTCGGCGCCGGTGACCGCGCCGGCCACCAGGAACGCCCGTAGTCCGGTGAGGGCCGGTTCGCCCTCGCCGGCGGTGTCCAGGAGGTGGTGGCAGAGCGTCGGGACGGCCGCCATCAGGGTGTACGGGGCCGCGCGCAGCTCGTCGAGCACCTCGCCCGGCGTGAAGTCGGCCATGATCCGCGCCGAGGCTCCGGTGGCGGTGACGCCGAGGACGCAGAGGTTGAACGCGAAGCTGTGGTGCAGCGGCAGCGGCCACAGCAGCCGGTCGTCCTCGGTGATGCCGAGGACGGACGGGTATCCGGCCGCGACGGACCACAGGCCGGCGCGCTGGGTGGACAGGACGCCCTTGGGGGCGCCGGTGGTGCCCGAGGTGTAGAGCATCCAGGCGACCTCGTCGAGGCCGAGGTCGTCGGGGGCGGGCACGGCCGGTTCGGTGGCGCACAGCCGCGCGAAGTCGTGGACGCCGGTGCCGTCGGCGTCGGCGTCGGCGTCGGCGTCGGCGTTGGCGTTGGCGTCGAGGGCCTCGCCCGGTGCGGTGACGACGACGAAGTGGACGCCGTGTCCCACCGCGTCCAGGCGGCGGTACTGCGCGAGGCGGTGCGCGTCGGTGATGACGAGGACGGCCTGCGAGTCCTCGAGGACGTGCGTCAGTTCGGCGTCGCCCGCGTGGGGGCTGACCGGTACGGCGACGAGGGCCGCGCGGGTGACGGCGAGGCAGCTCTCGACCGTCTCGACCCGGTTTCCCAGGTGGACGAGGACGCGCCGGCCGCGGCCGGCTCCGAGAGCGGCGAGGTGACCGGCGATCCTGCCCGTCGTCGTCGCCAGTTCCCCGTACGTGACGCTGCGCGTCCCGTCGGAATAGGCGACCCGGGCGGCGCGCTCGCGTGCGTGCTCCCGGAGGAGTTCCGAGATCGGCCTGACGAGGCCGCCCCGCACACCGTGCTCCCCCATTGCATGTCCCCCGCATCCGATCGACCACATTGATCCAGACCAATGCTCTTACTATGCGGGAGAAAGGTTTATGAATTTCTTTGGCTCCCCCGCTCAGCGGCCGATACTATGCGAACCGACAAGTGAGATCAACTTCAATAGTGGTGTTACCCAGGGCGACCCCTATCGGCCCCTATAAACCCCTGGAAAAACCCCTGAAGCAGCCCCTTCGGCAACCCCTATTCTGCAATCCGAGGAGTTTTCGTGTCCCTTCCGATAATGGATGACGAGTTTCTGAGCAACCCCTATCCGGCCTTCGCCGACCTCAGGGCGAAGGGCCCGGTGCACCGGATGCTGCTGCCCAGCGGCCTGCGCGTGTGGGCGGTTGTCAGCCACGAGGAGGCCCGGACCGCCATGACGCACCCGGCGCTGTCCAAGGACATCGACACCTCGGTCGAGCTGGGCTACTTCGACCGCGAGATGAGCGAGGGCGGCACGCCCCGGCTGGAGCACAGCTCGGTGGGCCGGCACATGCTGAACATGGACCCGCCGGGCCACACCCGGCTGCGCAAGCTGGTCAACAAGGCCCTGACCGCGCGCAGCGTGGAGCGGCTGCGGCCCACGATCGAGCGGATCAGCGCGGAGCTGCTCGACTCGGCCGAGAAGGCGGCCGCCGAATCCGGCGACGGCGTGGTCGACCTGGTGGAGCACTACACGGCGGTCTTCCCGGTCAAGGTGCTCGGCGAGCTGCTGGGCATCACGGCCGAACACCTGCCGGTCCTGGTGGGGCTGACGGGCGCCATCATGTCGAACGACAACGAGAACGCCGGCGCGAACATGGCGAAGTTCGGGCAGCACATCGGGCAGATGATCCAGCACAAGCGCGCCGATCCGGGCGACGACCTCATCAGCGCGCTGGTGACCGCCCGCGACGACCAGGACCAGCTTTCCGACGTCGAACTGGTCTCGACGGTCTTCCTGCTGGTGGTGGCCGGCTACGAAACCACCGTGAACATGATCGGGCACGGCGTACGGGCCCTGCTCAACCACCCGCGGCAGCTCGCGGCGGTCCGCGCGGACCCGGGCCTCATTCCGGCCGCCAACGAGGAGTTCCTGCGCTACGAGGGCCCGGGCAACCGGGCGACCCTGCGCTACGCCACGGAGCCGCTGGAGCTGGGCGGGGTGAGCGTCGGGGCCGGCGAGTACGTGTCGGTGCTGCTCGGGTCGGCCAACCGGGACGAGGCGAAGTTCGCCTGCCCGCACCAGCTCGACGTCGCCCGGTCCACCAACGGCCACCTGGGATTCGGGCACGGAATCCACTACTGCGTCGGTGCGCCGCTCGCCCGGGCGGAAATGGAAATCGCCCTGCGCGATATCCTGGCCCGCTTCCCGGACCTTTCCCTTGCCGTGCCGGATTCCGAATTGCGCTGGCGCAAGAGCTTTATGATGCAGGGCCTGGAGGCGCTTCCGGTGCGCCTTCGCCCGTAACGGGGAACACAAAAGGGAAAGGGCCTGCGCCAGACGGATCACTCCGCCTGCCGCAGGCCCCTCTGCTTTCCGGCCCGCTCCTACCTGCCGAATTCCGCCTGGATGAAGTCGAATATCTCATCGGCGGAGGCGGTGCCCAGGGCCGCGGCGGCGGTGCCGGCGCCGGCCTCGCCGGCGCTCCCGCCGGGCGCCGTCGTCCCGAAGAGCGCCAGCAGGTCCGCCAGGCGCGCGGACACCTCGGCCCGGACCTCTTCGGAGTCCTGGGAGGCGGTCGCCCGGAGGGCGCCCTCCAGCCGGTCCAGTTCGCCGAACACCGCCGGCCGCGGCTCCTCGACCACCAGCAGGCCGCGCAGGTACGCGGCGAGCGCGGCCGGGGTCGGATAGTCGAAGACCAGCGTGGTGGGCAGGCGCAGTCCGGTGGCGGTACCGAGGCGGTTGCGGAGCTGGACCGCCGTCAGCGAGTCGAGCCCCAGCTCCAGGAAGCCGCGGTCGGCCTCGACCGCCTGCGGCCCGGCGTGGCCGAGGACGGTGGCGGCGTGGCCGCGTACCAGGTCGGACAGGATCCGGGTGCGCTCGTTCTCCGGGAGCCCGGCCAGCTGGTGCGCCAGCGAGGTCACGGGCGCCGCCTCGGCGGCGGCCCGGCGCACCGGCGGCGGAACCAGGGCGCGCAGCAGCCGGGGCACGCTCTCGCCGGCCGCCGCCTGGGCGCGTACCGCCGCGAGGTCCACCCGCATCGGGACGAGCACCGCCTCGGGGGAGGTGAGCGCGGCGTCGAAGAGGCCGAGGCCCTCGGCGGTCGTCAGGGCCTGGGCTCCGGCGCGTTCGATGCGGGCGAGTCCGGCCCCGTCGAGGTGTCCGGTCATACCGCTGCGTTCGGCCCACAGGCCCCAGGCGAGGGACTGCGCGGGCAGGCCGAGGGAGCGCCGGTACTGGGCGAGGGCGTCGACGTAGGCGTTGGCGGCCGCGTAGTTGCCCTGGCCGGGGGCGCCGAACAGGCTGGCGGCGGAGGAGAAGAGGACGAACGCCGACAGGCCGAGGCCCGCGGTGAGTTCGTGGAGGTTCCAGGCGGCGTCGGCCTTGGGGCGCAGGACCGCTTCGAAGCGTTCCGGGGTGAGGGATTCGACCACGCCGTCGTCCAGGACGCCGGCCGTGTGGACGACCGCGGTCAGCGGGTGCCCGGCCGGGATCGCGGCGAGCAGCCCGGCCAGGGCGTCCCGGTCGGCTACGTCGCAGGCGGCGACGGTCGTGGCGGCGCCCAGCGCGGCCAGTTCCGCCACCAGGTCCTCGGCGCCGCCGGAGCGGCTGGCCAGGAGGAGGTGGCGGACGCCGTGCTGCGTCACCAGGTGGCGGGCCACCGCGCGGCCCAGGGTTCCGGTTCCGCCGGTGACCAGGACGGTGCCGCCGGGGGCGAAGAGCGGCTCGCCGGCCACGTCTGTGGTTGCGGTCGCGGCTGGGGCCGTGGCCGCGCGGGCCAGGCGCAGGGCGTGCACGGTGCCGCCGCGGACCGCGCTCTGGGGCTCGCCGGACGCCACGGCCCGGGCCAGGGCCTCGTGGTCGGCGGCCTCGGCGGCGGCGGTGTCCCGCTGCTCCAGGTCGATCAGCAGGAACCGCTCCGGGTGCTCCGACTGCGCCGAGCGCACCAGGCCCCACACGGCTGCCTGGACCAGGTCCGGCGCCCCGTCGCCCTCCCCCGTCGCCACCGCGCCCCGGGTGACCACGGCCAGCCGGGAGTCCTCGAAGCGGGCGTCGGCCAGCCACGACCGGAGCAGTGCGAGGGTGGCGGCGGTGGCGGAGCGCACCTCGGCGGCGCCCGCGGCGGGCGAGGCCAGCACGAGCGCCGGGACGGTGGTGAGCTCCGCGAGGTCCCCGATCCGCTGCGCCCCGGAGGCCGGGCCGGGGGTGGCCGCACCCAGCACCGCCCAGGGCCCGTCGGGGGCCGCCAGGGGCGCGGGGAGCGGGGTCCAGTCGAGGCGGAACAGGGCGTCGCCGTGCCCGGGGCGGGCCCCGGCGAGCTGCTCGCGGGTCAGGGGCCGCAGCACCAGCGATCCGACGCCGGCCACCGGAAGGCCGGTCTGGTCGGTGAGTTCCAGGGAGACGGCGTCGTTCCCGGCGGGTGCGAGGGAGACCCGCAGCGCCTGGGCGCCGGTGGCGTGCAGGGTCACGTCGTGCCAGGCGAACGGCATCCGCCCCTGGCCGATCCCGCCGATCCCGCCATCCCCGCCGGGCAGCGCGCCGAGCGG encodes:
- a CDS encoding cytochrome P450; translation: MDDEFLSNPYPAFADLRAKGPVHRMLLPSGLRVWAVVSHEEARTAMTHPALSKDIDTSVELGYFDREMSEGGTPRLEHSSVGRHMLNMDPPGHTRLRKLVNKALTARSVERLRPTIERISAELLDSAEKAAAESGDGVVDLVEHYTAVFPVKVLGELLGITAEHLPVLVGLTGAIMSNDNENAGANMAKFGQHIGQMIQHKRADPGDDLISALVTARDDQDQLSDVELVSTVFLLVVAGYETTVNMIGHGVRALLNHPRQLAAVRADPGLIPAANEEFLRYEGPGNRATLRYATEPLELGGVSVGAGEYVSVLLGSANRDEAKFACPHQLDVARSTNGHLGFGHGIHYCVGAPLARAEMEIALRDILARFPDLSLAVPDSELRWRKSFMMQGLEALPVRLRP